The DNA window ATAATATACATTAAATGACCAACAACAATAGCATACAAAACCTCTCATATCAAATATATCCCCATGTCCCCTCTCTTGTAATTCTTGTaactattttttttagtaaaaaatatcAAATTGTTGCTGCCCAGGATCGAACTGGAGACCTTTAGCGTGTAAAGCTAACGTGATAACCACTACACCACAGCAACTTTGTAGTATATCTTTTAACTATGAatcataattaatattaaatttgaaattatttgcaTTTATATTTAAGGATCATACAAAGTGCAGGATGTCTCAACAATAGAATTTAAACTCATTTCAACCATAAAACATGGTTGAGTCCATGTTAGTGTGTGTTTGATCATGTggtgaaaaaaatttgaaaatatttattttgtagaatttattttatttaaaattgagtttaatataaactgatttatgtttggatatattCACAACAAAAGTGTTTTGTATGAAAAAATTTGTTTggatatttttatcaaaattgctTTTGGATGTGTAGATGACGAAAAAGGGGAAAATGATGAGATTTATTGATGTTGTTCATTTTAAGGGAAACAAATATATTGATGGAAAGGGAGAATTGATTCCTAGAATTGATTTCAAGAAGCTAGAAATTGTAGcttcataaaaaatcaattttgaacCAGAAAAAGCACGGTTGCAGCAGACTATTTAAAAATGACAAACactctagaattgattctaatGTTTTCTACCGTGTAACCAAACATAGACTTATTCTTTAGACCCTCAATTTAAAAGAATCTCAACTCACAATTTTTTCCTTGCACcttcttttaattaaaacaaatatatatatatatatatatatatatatatatatatatatatatatatatatatatatatatatatatatatatatatatatatatatatatatatatatatatatatatatcttacctTTTTAATACAATTTTGATGATTTTCAGATAAATTGTTTGATAAAAGTTCACCTTTATTCTTCCCTTTCTATCATACTCCAAATGAAAACTAAATATTCAAAATTCATTTACACATTTGTTTGtataatagttttttttgttaAGAAAGTGTTCCCTCAAGCTAAATTGTTTTAGTAAAAAAAACACCAAACACGTTATTTTGTACTGCAAAAAGAAATGCATGACCCATATGTCTCAACAAAAAGATAAGACCAAATGATGACTTTGCTCTTACACATTGACATTTTCTGCattattaatattttcaactacgatgattgtttatatatttttaacgCTTGATTTTAAATCATGCAAATTGAAATCATAAGCAGGTTTATGAGTAGGTAGGTAGATATGAATCATAAAATGGTGTAATAACTTCAAACCCAACAATCAAAGCAACTATATAGGTTCAATATTAGGTTAGATGGCAAAAGTATATTACGGTGGATTGAAACTAAGCTACTCTACCAATACTTGtactatttttctttaatattctTCTATTTGGTAGTTTATTTGATATGCTATAAAGGTTGCATTTATAGTACTATCTAACAAGGATCCAAATGATATACTATTTTTATAAGCACGTGCATTTTTTAACAAAGAAGGTGATTCATTATAACATTAATGAGTGACTCCTAGTAGGGGGAAGTTATTCAAACTAGATGACTCTTTTCTTAAGGGAAGGGATTACATAATCTTGAGATATTTGAGTAACATTGTTTCTCTTGGACCTCTGAAATTAGGTATGTAATTATCAGCTTCAACATTctcatataatttaatttaggagTTTTGATTTGATACATAGCATCAAGTCCATGACATTTTTGTTGGAATTTGAGGAGGATCTCTACTATTGAGTTTGATCAATATATTGGTCTAATCTCGGCTTCAAAAAAGGTCGCGGTCGTGTAAAATATTTTGCAATTTCGATTGATACATGTGTTGCGACATTGGATGCAGTCGTCGCGGTATAAATTAACTACattttattctttaatataaaaacggTGATAACGGTAACGGTATTAACATCTGTTAAAACTGTTTTGTCGCGGTTGTTTTCGAAGTCGCAAactgttttttaaaaccttgaGTCTAATAGCCAATAGATAAGTGAGTTAAACCTACAATCTtacgaaattatatatatatatatattctctctcaatttttaattacgtattatttttaaccatcagaataaaaagaattaataGACTAGATGTAGAAATATATTCAGTTATAAGTTATAAGAGgctcaattttaaatttttttatcatatgTGAAACTTTAACTCACTTGACACATCACAACTATAGTTGAAAATTTTGTTCTGTCAAACCTTGACACTTTGAATTTTTCACAAGAGTTAATTGTCATCTGATATAATTGTTAGAACATAaactaataacaaaaaaaaatagaaatacaaaTTACAAACAAGACATGAGGTTCGCTTATGTAGTTTGGTCTTATTATTTGAATGAATACGGGTTTTGGTGTAACAAGCGATATATAATAGTATGATTCATATTACAAGAATACATCTGAGTCGACCTAGTGGATGGAAATACGCAGTGTTTTGCTAGCTCGGCCTCATACCCCTACCCTTCTTCTATGACTATAAGTCATACTCAACAATCTCCATATGACAAATATCaattatttatgaagattttatgTATGACATCCACGTCCTATCAACCGAGAGATACAACACTTACTTAACATTGAAATATGTATAGTCTAAGGAGTATTTAACCTTATCACTAGTAACTGGCTTGATAAACATATTAGTTGCAATCTCGAGAGAACCTAGTGTGATACACctgattatttaataaataaatgacaTGCGCAACACCCAATTCCCTAACCAATCATGTAACTCATAAGGACTCTTTGGTAGCCTCAATTACTGTCATGTACTTTGCTTAAATCTTTAGTAAAAAAAACTTATATTGTTGCTGCCCAGGATCGAACTGGAGACCTTTAGCGTGTAAAGCTAACGTGATAACCACTACACCACAGCAACTTTGATGTTTCTTTTGTATCTATGAATCATACTCAAtattaaatttgaaattatttacaTTTATATTTAAGGAGAAACTTTGATCCCTCTCTTGTAATTATGAATCATACTCaatattaaattcaaaattatttacaTTTTCTATTTAAGGATCGTACAAAGTGCACGATGTATCAACAATAGAATTCAAACTCATTTCAACCATGAAATTTGGTTGAGTCCGTGTTATTCTTGAGACCCTCAATTTAAGAAAATCTCTCAACTCACATTTTGTCCTTGCACGttcttttaaaacaaataaatgtcTTCCCTGTTTTAATACAACTTTTATGATTTTCAGATAAATTGTTTGAATTTTCttacataatttttattatttgagtttttttaaatACAAAGAAGAATTAATTACTCGTAGTGGTTTTAAAACCTAACTCTTTTGGATAGTCAAGTCAAGAATTAATAACTAgaacaaattaaaaaatcaaaatatttgatatttacaATTAGATTGATGTGATATGGTGAATCatgtgatttaatttgataagtgactTAGATGTTAATTAATGTAGGATTTTCTATATTAGAATTAAATGAAgaataaaatttataaagaaaTATAAGATAAACATGTAACAAACAGCTACTCGTTTTTTAatggcaactttttttttttaaattacattcATAAATCTAAGAGATACGTCATGAATTTTTGAATTCCtctaataattaataagcaaattggCATGGTGTTGGTAGAACCTAACGCCATAAGATGTTTCGCTTATAAATAAGCAACTCTTTTTTTTCACAACAAAATCTTATATCAATCTTAATCATATTTTTATAAGAATAAAATTGGTTATGTATTTGGCCTTAAGTTTTTatgataactttacatgttatcttaaagAACAATTGTTTACACTAACAATTTTTTCTAGTGTGTGGCTTTTGTCTTGCAGGTTCTGACTCTGGTAAGAAGGCATGTGACGTCATCAAGTTCTAAACTCAACTTTCTGGAAGAATACTTGTGATGTGTTACAATGGAAGTCAAGATTCTAGAATGCTACTTCTCCAACGGTTCAAAGGAACGTTAGTAGAAGAGCTTCTGATTGTGACTTTTAAAAGGAAGCTTTGGTGGCCTTCTAAAGATTTGCTTCAGTGTCCCATGTTCTGAAGTTGCTGAAGACGAGGTTCTCCTGAACAAGTACTGAAGATctgaagacatctcttctgaAGATCAAGTGCTGAAAACTATGAAGACAAGATTCTACTGAGCAGGTTTTGAAGACTCAAATACTTAGGTTCTGAAGACTCAACTTCTGATCCTTTTACCTCATGCTTCAACCAACTTTCATCATAAGCCTCTGAAGGCTTAGAAGATCAAGAAATGCTTGCGTGTGATGGTGAGTGTAAAATTTCTAATGTAAATTGTAACCTCTACTCTTATAGGGTGGCGTAAGGAAAGTCCTATCTGTACTTGTGATCTACCATTCCCACCATGATCGTTAGGGACTTTACAGTTGGGCTTGTATTTTCTATTCTACCCTCCAACGGATCTATCCTTCTCTATTAAGGAAGccattggaagaatttgaaatcaactaatcagttctacaaaactacaccaaagcgCTGTACAAACTCTGTTGAGATATTCAAGGAGCTTTTGTTCGTATCTTGCTTTCAACACTTTTGAGTTAttgtacttaaacattgtgtaatctTCTTATTATAAGCATCTTTATATACATACTTGTAATCAACGTTGGTTGATAAATGCCTTGGGGGACTAAGTGACTGTCAGAATTCTCAAGAAGACTTTGGTTGCGGTCATAATGGTTTCATGATAAGGATCAACTGAACTTGTTGGGGTTGTCAACAAGGTTGATCATAGGCTTATGGTGATTGTCTGTAATTAAttggattatagtggattaagtccttgttgataagGTGAAATCATCTTGGTGGATGTACTGGAGTAACTTCGTTAGCAGTGAACCAGTATAAAATAAccgtgtcatttatttttattcactcGTTAACTTTGTGTTTTAGTTGCGAAAAGATTACATTTGATGCaactcaattcaaacccccctttttgTGTTTCTCGCACCATCAATTTTAAAGGCCAAATACATTGGAATAACTTTTTCACAACAAAATTATTTATCAACCTTAATCATATTTTAAAGACCAAATACATCATGTTGaaagttaaatatttataataattcaatttttttaactttttgtataacaaaatattatattaatatgtaAAAGGGTACGTTTTTGACTTTATAAACaaactataatatataaaaattagaacgtaaatgattaatttaaatccaaaaaagtgtttatatttcattttattatcaaactttataaaataaaaaataaaattaattacaaTTATGTTTTAAATGAGTATACATCAAATTAACAGTAAGCAAAATTGTATGTGGCAAAATGAGAAATAATTGAAATTTCCTATTCTAACAAACATGGTTGGTTTGAGAAGACTCCACGGTTGAAATGAGTATGCATCAGGGTTCAATTTTGAATAAAGAGCATAACAGGATGAAGCTGGATCAGCCCATATAATGTTGCTactttcttcttctgtttgatGTTTACCACTTACACTCTTGAGAGTAAACCCGAAATCAAGCTCATTAGCCGCAAGCAATGCCACGTCTACGCTTATTTTTGTATACTCTTTAATTTCAATTCCATTTTCCTCTAGATGAGTTTTTACCTGAGACAAATATAATTTTCAATCAGTTGTATTTCAAAATTAGCACCTCTTAATCTAAAGATACTAAAATTACAAATGAGACTACTCGAACTGACCTTAATAGACACCTTTTGTTTGTCCACGTAAATGAATGCGAAATTGAATGTCATGATAGCAGATGAGTGAGCAAAGGGACAATATGCCACATCATTTCCACGAATATTATACAGCCAAGCAACCTTGGGTGACATTgaataaaatggaaaaaaaatcttccaaagaatGTACATTTGAGGAAGAAAATATATctcataaaaacaaaattttatgggAAGAAAACAAAAAGGACGAACTATTAAAATAATACACCCACTTTATCGAATGTTGTTACAACTAATCCTTGAGCATGCTTCTCtccaaaaaaaaatctcaaatctTGCAACTTATCTGTGACAGAACGACCTGCAAAATTTAATGGTTGTAAAACGACAACATTAATCTCTGCCGGAGGATGATTTGTCCATATTTCATCTACCATAGTTTTTGTTGTTTAGACCAGTTtctggtgtttttttttttttggcaaaaGCATGTTCTTATCTTTGAGCAGTATCAATTGAAATGAACCAAGGGTCAACCTTAATTGCTACATCTTTTGGCAAGTTCTAGTAAATGGAAATGACTTATTAGTACAAACATCACATACAAAAACTCATAgataaaaaatgattttctaaAGTCTTACATCAGCCATCTAGAAATCTACAGTGGGATCTTTACCAAGACGTGTTAACTTCCATTGACCATTAAGTTGTTgctcagcctccaaaatcacaaTTATTTTAGTAGGAATTTCATAGTTGAAAGCATTCAACAACCTCTTTTGCATCTCCTCGAACCAAAGTAACACAACAAAATCAGCTCAACCCAAGTGAAATTCACGCAAATCCAACATTACCTCAGAATAATCCCAAACCATTACCTCTTCAAAAATCGCATATCACGAAAGTAACTCCTTAATCTCCATAGCTTGTCCTTTAACCACACACTCATTCAACAACTCTTCCATCGACAACGACAAGTCATTTAACTTCAGAACCTTCCTCAAAAGTGTAGGACAAGAATTATACATAGAATGTAAGTTGTTATAGACAATGGAACTCCAAAATTCCTCATCTTTCTAAGCCAATTAACTATTTCCACATGCTTCAATGAAAAGAAAAAACCTTGAAAATCatagtaaatttttttcctttttgcatCAAGCATCCTAATCTCAGATTACACATCAAAAGTATGAACATCTGGCCTAGAAAAAAGAAACATGATGAACATAAAAAAACAGAAATGCAAAATAAATATGACgaaaacaaaaaacacaaaaaatcacCATGAATGATAAAATCACAAAGTCATAAATAGTGGTCACCACTTGTAAATCCTTTGAAAACATTTATTGCTTACTTGCTTCTTTCTTCGGAAATCAAAACTcctaacaataaataaataaaaataccacAAATGAGAAGAAGCAAACAAAAATGAAATCATAACACCATAGATCTAGGAATATGAAGGAGAATGagtaaaaatgaaaatgaaaaatggaaATGAAATCAAAACACCACAAATGAATATTTATCCAACTCTAAATAAAATGAGAAGGGGTGAAAGAGAGATTGAAATATAAGAAGAGTTTCTAAGATACCATAGAATCAGAGACGAAGATTAGCATGGCTATGATTTTTTGTATTTGCAGCAAGTTTGCTCTGTCTTCCTTTTCACAATAGTTTCAGCGGCGTGGAGAAAGAGGTCGTATATAGGGTGGAGATAGGAGTGGGGGTGCTAGGGTTTGAAGGGAGAAAAGAGAAAACGAGTGAGAGAGAAGGAAAGGTTATCTGCTAGAGAGAGAAAGATATGGAAAATGGAGAAAGGCAACCAGATATTGAATAgtgtgatttgaatttgaaagggtGCAATTTTGGCTTGCGATATGTCTATATTTGATTGATTGGGGAGTGTATTATTTTGGCTATTTGTTAAATTCACATTTGTCCTTTTGCAAGTGTAAATAATTTAAatggaaaaagaaaatttaaaagtgCATGCAAATAATTTGTTATTGTTAGAAAGTAGAATTGGCATGGTGTTGGTAGAACCCAACACCACAAGATGTTTCGTTAATAAATAAGCAACTAAGCATGTTGACATTTTAATACATAACTTATCTTTATTTATACTATAAACTCATGTGACATGTGTATTCTACTAAATACCGAGTataattatcatttttttaattcataatttATCTTTATTCTggctatttttttctctttttctaaaGCATAACTTGTATTacgttttttttttcatatttttattttaaaaactattttttacaattttttggatttctaaaaattataaattttaatttagtgagaataaaaaaaattaataaaatgcaCAGACGAATATTGTCAATTAATTATAGTCGTTAAAATTTATAaatgtttgaattttttaatcACATATAAAATATCATTGGTGAATAGTTGTGATGCACTGatcgtgtaaaatattttacaccgaCACTGCATAAAAAAACTCGTTAATAGAGATAAATTTTGGGAGTAGTTTCACTGTAGCTGTGGTTGTGGCTGAATCTTTTTAAAATGATAATATTTACATAAATTGTGATTTTGagataattataatataaatagtatcatagaaaatttaaaaattgagtttttaaataatatatttttctttcaaatataaacattgaaattttccataatattttttattttagaaaatttcaaaattttacttttaagaatttacattttttaaaagtaaatctaataaaaaaactCTAGGATGGTGAAGAGAGGACGGAGGCGTCCGAAAGCTGCGGTACCGCCGTCACCTCGAATCCCTGCCACACCGGTGAGTCAGCCGGTGGTAGTTACTTCGCCACGACCTGAAGAGAGGAAATTGAAGCAACATATTGAGTATGAATGGCGGCCAAAATTTTGTGATAAATGTCAGAAGGTTGGCCATACTTGTGGAACAGAGATGCAGAATAAAGTCTGTAGGCCAAAACCACCTGAGACTAAGGAGCTGACCTCTGATACTCCTGCTATTGTGGAGAGTGCTCAAATAGAGGAACCGCAATGGACAACTGTGGCAAAATCCAATGGTGATAGAGGTAAGAAAAAGATTGTCTATCCTGATCCTCCTAATGATATAGCATGTGATAATGGCTTTGGTGTCCTAGGGATTTTGAATGATCCCCTAGTCACCATAGGTAGCACCTCATGATTGTATCTTGGAATACAAGGGGGCTGAATAATATTGGCAAGCTGAAGGAGATTAGCTCCCATCTCCATGAGCTTAGGCCAAATATAAGCATTCTTATTGAAACTAGAGTTAAGAGGAATAATGCTGAGAAGGTTAGGGCTAAACTTAATCTCCCTGGTAGCTATGCTAACAACTACACTTCTTATGCCAATGGTCGAATCTGGATACACTGGAATGATAGCAATATTGATCTCAAAATTGTTAAAAGATCTAGCCAATACATTCATTGTGGTGTGTATAGTAATGATGGTACATTTAGATACTGGTTGACTGCAATTTATGCTCATAATCAATTGGAACATAGGAGAATTCTATGGAAGAACCTGGATATGTTATTCAAGTCTCAACAGGGTGCCTGGTGTGTCTTAGGAGATTTTAACAATGTCTTAACTGCTAGAGATAGAGGGGGAGGCAACCTTGTCACTGAAAAGGAATATGAGGATCTTCATAACATGATGGATGCCACGGGGCTTGGTGAAATGGACAACACTGGGGAGTTTTTCACATGGTCAAATAAGCAGAGTAGTAACCCTATCTACTCAAGAATTGACAGGGTTCTAGTTAATGTCCAATGGTTCCAAGAGAATGTTGATGCTGTGCTACACATTCATCCTCCTAGTATATCTGACCATGCTCTTCTGCATATATCTATCCCTAAGGTCAGAACCACTACCAGAATTTTTCGATTTAGCAATCATTTGACTGATCTTGATGACTATGATGCAACTGTGAAACATAGTTGGCTCAAACCTGCTAGAGGTAGACCAATGTGTGTCTTGTGGTACAAACTTCAGAGATTACAAAGAGATCTTAGGAATCTGCATAAACCTAAGAATGACATTAAGAGGAACATTGAGAAATTCAGGGTGGATTTGTTGGAAGCTCAGAACAGTTTAAGGACTAATAGACTGGATGGTGAGCTGATTGATAAAGTCAAGAGGATCACTGATGAGTTGATTAAATGGAATGCTTTGGAGGAATCCAGATTAAGGAAACAAACAAAGGTGGACTGGCTGAGGAAAGGGGATGATAATAGTACTTTTTTCTATGCTCTGTTGAAAGCCAAACAGAAGAGGAAAACTATCTCTATGCTCAAAAAGGCAGATGGTTCTATAGCTACTAATCAGGAGGATATTGAAAAGGAGGTTATGGATTTCTATGGTGGACTAATGGGGACTGGCAATCAGGTTCATACCCACATAGATATTCAAGCTATGAGGGAAGGAAAACAGCTTACATGGGAATAAAGGGCCTTCCTACAAGGGGAGATTACCATGAAGGAAATTGAGTCTGCTCTTAAAGGTATAGGTGACCTAAAGAGCCCTGGGTATGATGGCTATGGTGCAAGGTTTTACAAGGCTAGCTGGAACATTATTAAAGCTGATGTAGTGGCAGCTATTCAAGAATTTTTTGATAGTGGGATTATGCATAGCAAGTTTAACCAAACTGTGGTGACCCTGATTCCTAAGCATGCCTCTGCCAGCTCTATATAGGAGTATAGGCCAATAGCAGGCTGTACCATATTTTATAAAATCATTGCTAGAATTCTTACTGCTAGGCTTGGAAATGTTCTTCAAAGTACTGTTAGTTTATGTCAGGCTACATTCATCCCTGGCCAGCAGATCCACAACCATATCATGCTTGCATATGAAATTATCAAAGGGTATGGTAGAAAATATGGAACTCCAAGGTGTATGATGCAACTGGACCTCCAGAAGGCCTATTCCATGGTTGACTGGAGGGCTTTCAATTGTATAATGATGGAGATGGGTTTCCCAAACAAATTCATTGCTTGGATTATGTTAACAGTCACATCAGTGTCCTATGTGTTTAATATAAATGGGCATATGACTAATAGCATGAAGGCCTGCAGAGGGATTAGACAGGGGGATCCCTTATCCCCATTTTTATTTGTTCTAATGATGGAATACCTCAATAGGCTAGTTGTCAAAATGAAGAGCAATTCTACTTTCCAGTTCCACTCAAAATGCAAGAAACTTGGACTAACAAACCTAATCTTTGCCGATGATATATTGTTGTTCTACAGGGGTGATGTTGAGTCTGTAAGCTTGATGATGCAAACAGTTAGAGTCTTCTCCAACACAACTGGACTTATGATTAATCCTCAAAAGTGTAAGCTATTTTGTGGGGGGCTCAAAGACACAACAATAAATGCTATCAGAGACATCACAGGATTTGATCTTGGACATTTGCCTGTGAAATACTTAGGAGTGCCACTGACTTCTAAAAAGTTGAGCATCAATCACTACTTGCCTTTGATAGAGAGAATTCTTGAAAGGGTGAGACATTGGACCACTAGACTCCTCAGCTATGCTGGGAGGACTCAATTAATCCAAAGTGTATCATGTGCCATAGCCCAATACTGGTTACAGTGTTTCCCAATTCCTAAATTTGTTTTACACAAAATTGACTCTATATGTAGATGCTTTCTTTGGACAGGGAAGGATGAGAATAGCAGGAAGAGCCCTATAGCTTGGAAAATTGTATGCCAACCAAAGCAATGTGGAGGCCTCAATATTATGAATCTCATTGGTTGGAATCAAGTTACCCTGTTGAAATGTCTTTGGAATATTTAGAGAAAGGCTGATAACTTGTGGGTTCATTGGATCCATGCATACTATCTGAAAGGTAATCCATTAATGGAGTTGTTGCATAATTCTAGCTGATCCTGGATGTTCACTAACATCATGAAGCATCGAGACTTCATCCCTCAGAATGTGTGGATTAATCTGGCTCATGAACTGAAATTCCCCATGAAAACAGTGTATACTCAACTGCTGAATGCTGAAAGAGTCAATTGGAGCCTCTAGCCGGATTGAAATACACTAGTTGGCTCTTTCTTGAGGATCTGTCAAAAAAAATCACCCTAGAGGCTCTTTCTCATTTTCCATAGCCTCTTTCTTCTCTTGAtcaaaatcaacttcaaa is part of the Vicia villosa cultivar HV-30 ecotype Madison, WI linkage group LG2, Vvil1.0, whole genome shotgun sequence genome and encodes:
- the LOC131651282 gene encoding uncharacterized protein LOC131651282; this translates as MIVSWNTRGLNNIGKLKEISSHLHELRPNISILIETRVKRNNAEKVRAKLNLPGSYANNYTSYANGRIWIHWNDSNIDLKIVKRSSQYIHCGVYSNDGTFRYWLTAIYAHNQLEHRRILWKNLDMLFKSQQGAWCVLGDFNNVLTARDRGGGNLVTEKEYEDLHNMMDATGLGEMDNTGEFFTWSNKQSSNPIYSRIDRVLVNVQWFQENVDAVLHIHPPSISDHALLHISIPKVRTTTRIFRFSNHLTDLDDYDATVKHSWLKPARGRPMCVLWYKLQRLQRDLRNLHKPKNDIKRNIEKFRVDLLEAQNSLRTNRLDGELIDKVKRITDELIKWNALEESRLRKQTKVDWLRKGDDNSTFFYALLKAKQKRKTISMLKKADGSIATNQEDIEKEVMDFYGGLMGTGNQVHTHIDIQAMREGKQLTWE